One Synechococcus sp. Nb3U1 genomic window, TATTGAGCGGCGGCTATCGACAAAGCCATCGGCAGGTGAAAACCTTGTTAGCGGCCCTGGCGGGCATCGAGATTTCTACCGGCAGTATCAACCGCTTGCGTCAGGAGATGAGCGATGCGCTGGCTGTCCCCGTGGAGAATGCCCTGGGGTATGTCCAGCAGTCCGGGGTGCTCCACAGCGACGAAACCAGCTTCACTCAGAGCAATGGAGATGGAGCCAATGAGAACAAGAAACGGGCCTGGATTTGGGTGTTGGTGACGCCTGTGGTCAGTGTGTTTGCGGTGTGGCTCAGTCGCGCGCAAGCGGTGGCGAAAGCCTTGATAGGAGAGACCTATGATGGCATCGTGGTCTCTGACCGTTACAGCAGTTATGGGTGGATACCGATAACGCAGCGCCAAGTGTGTTGGGCGCATTTGAAACGAGATTTTACCCGCATTGCAGAACGCAGTGGGGTGTCTCAATCGATAGGGGAAGGCTTGCTGGCGGAGGAGAAAAAGCTGTTTCAACTCTGGTATCAGGTGCGAGACGGCATCCTAACCCGCGAGGCCTTTCGCCAGGCGGTTCAACCTGTCCAGGCGGAGGTTAACCGATGGCTTCAGGAGGGGCTGCAAGCTACGCTATTGGCACCCAGGAAAAGACCCCACTGGCCAAAACCGTGCGCACCTGCCGACAACTCCTGGCCATTGAACTTGCCCTGTGGACGTTTGTCGAGAGGGGCGGAATTGAACCCACCAATAATGCGGCAGAACGAGCCTTGCGTCCCGCCGTGATTTGGCGTCGCACCAGTTTTGGGGCTCAATCTCAGGCGGGTAGTGAGTTTGTCGCGCGTATGTTAACGGTGGTCACCTCGTTGCAGGCCCAACAGCGCGATGTGTTGGACTTCTTGACCCATGCGATTCATGCGGCCGCTTTGGGCAGGAGCACCCTGACCTACTGCCTCAACCCTCTGCTGACGATGAAACCCCTTTGGCTGCCTAGCCCCCTGAACCTTTACCCTCATTCTTTGACTAAGGGGCTGAAAGTGGCCAAAGATGGAATGTGCTTCTGAACAAAGTCAGAGAACAACGGGGAACGAACACATAAAACTGATACAAACAGGATCCCTTGTAAGACAATTGCCACCGAAGAGGGCAGCTTGGCAAACAATTGCAACGCATCGCCCGCTGCCAGGATGCCTCCAATCAACAAGGACATGGGGATTACTCCCAGCAGACTATTGCCTGCCAACCAGGCCACCAAAAAGCCACTTAGCCCAAAACTACTGGAGATACCCACCTGCAGCCGCCCTTGGATCATGGCCGTTTCCGTAATGCCTGCCAGCCCGGCTAGGGATCCCGCCAGGGCCATCACCAGCAGGACGTGAAACGGGTACTTGAGACCCACTTGCATGGCCAGGGGCGGATTGCTCTGCATGATGCGGAGGCTCAAGCCCCAACGACTCCAACGATAGAGAACATAGAGGAGTAGCGCTATTCCCACGGCGATGAACAAGCCCCCGTGCACACGGGATCCCGCTAGGAAGGGTAGCTTGGCCGTGGCTGGAAACTGGATCGTGGCTGGCCAGCCCAAATTGGCCGGATCCTTCCAGGGGCCATAGACGACAAAGCGAACCCATTGCATCCCCACATAGTTGAGCATCAGGGTGCTGAGGGTTTCATTCACCGTCCACCTGGCCCGCAACCAACCGGGGATCCCGCCCCAGATCGCGCCCCCCACCGCTCCCCCCAACAGCACGAGGGGCAAGAGGAGCCAGCCGGGGCCATCAGGCCAGAGCAAGAGGATACCCGTACCGACCAAAGCCCCTAAGTGCAGTTGTCCCTCCCCGCCGACGGAAATTAAGCCCAACTTGGCTGGTAGGGCCACGGCCAGAGCGCAGAACAGAATCGGTGTTGTTTTGACCAGGGTTTCTGACCAGGCGTAGTCATCGCCAAAGGCCGCCGCCACCATGGAGACCAAAATAGTTAACGGTGACTGACCAATGCCCAGCAAAAACAGGCTGCTGAGGAGGATAAACACACTCAGAATGCCAAGGCCGGTGAGCAACGGGATCCGCAACGTCGATCCTGGAAACCAGCGGGCGATCATCCGGCCACCCCCGCCATCCAGCGACCCAACTGCTGTCGACTGGCCTGGGGCGTCGCTTGAATGCCGACAATGTGCCCTTTGGAGATCACGGCCACGCGGTGGGCATAGCGCATCAAATCATCCAGCTCTTCTGAGATCCAGAGGACGGCGGATCCCTGCTGGGCGTGGCGAAAGAGATGCTCATACACCGCCTGGGTTGCTGCCGCATCCAACCCCATGGTGGGGTAACAGGCCACAATCAAGAGGGGATCCCCAGACAACTCGCGGGCGATGATCAGCTTTTGTAGGTTGCCCCCCGAGAGCTGGCGAGCCGCTTTGTGGGGATCCGGTGGACGCACATCAAAATCCCGCAGCAAGGCGGTAGCACGGTTGATCTGCCGTCGCCACCGGGGCCAAAAGGGCAAGGTTCGCACCTGATGTAGGGCCAGATTCGTCGCCAAGTCCAGATCCGGAGCGACGCCCTGTTGCAACGGGTTTTCGGGAATGTAGGCCACCTGCGACCGCAGCAGGGATCCCGGATGTAAGGGTTGACCCTGCACGAGAATCTCTCCGGCATGGAGAGACCGGATCCCGGCCAGGGCTTCGGCCAAAAGGGGTTGTCCATTGCCTGCGACCCCCGCCAAGCCCAAAATTTCCCCTGGCTGAATCTCGAGGTTAATGTTGCTGAGCGTCATTCCCATGGCGGGATCCCGGAGATAAAGGCCACGTACCTGGAGCAACGGGGATCCCCTGTCAAGGGGGCTAGTCCTGGGAAGTGCCGCCGTGACTTCATGACCCATCATCATCTGAATCAAGTCCGCTTTCAGCATTGGGGAAAGGGATCCCCGATCAGGATTGGACAGATCCCGTTGGTGGACGACTTTGCCCGCCCGCATTACCACCACCCGATCCGCACAGGCGGCCACATCCTCCAGTTTGTGGGTGATCAGCACCACGGCCCGCCCCTGCTGGGCCAGTTGCCGGATCAAGCCCCAGAGTCGTTCCGCTTCGGCGGGAGTGAGGACAGAGGTCGGCTCATCCAGAATGATGCAGCAGGCCTCCAGGTTGAGCACTTTGATTAGCTCCAGCAGTTGCTGCTGCCCCACGGCCAACTGATCCACCCGTAACCCCGGATCCAAATCGGGCGCCAGATCGCGCAACCGGGCCAGAACCTTGGCCTGGAGATGACGGTTGCCCCAGTGCCACCACGGGCTCTTGGGGTAGGCCAGCAGCAGATTCTCCAGCACCGTCAAGGCCGGGATTAGATTGAACTGTTGAAACACCATGCCGATACCGTGGGCGATGGCGGCACGGGGGGAGTGCATCGCCACAGGCTGGCCATCGATCTCGATCTGCCCTTGGTCGAGGGTATAGAACCCGTAGAGGATCTTCATCAGGGTACTTTTGCCTGCGCCGTTTTCCCCCAGCAGGGCCAAGACTTGGCCAGGGCGAATCTCCAGATCCACCCCATCGTTGGCCAGGGTAGAGCCGAAGCGTTTGTGGATCCCGGTGAGGTGAATGTGCATGGTCTCACTAACGGTGAGCGACTAGATCCACTTCCACCCGTGGCCCACGCACCAAGCTGGTGACGCCAACACAGGTGCGGGCGGGCAGTTTGCCCTCAGGGAAATAGCTTTTGTAGACCTGATTGAAGGCAGAAAAGTCTTCTTCCAAGTGGGTGAGATACACCCCCACCCGCAGGACGTTGTCAAAACCCAGTCCCAATTGGGAGAGAACCGTTTTCAGGTGTTGAAAGACCAAATGGGTTTGGGCCTCAATGCCCTCAGGAATGGGAGCGGCGGGATCCCTGGGATCGAGGGGGGTTTGGCCGGTGAGGAACACCCAACCATCGATCTCGGCGGCATGACAAAAGGGGCCGGTGGGTTGGGGTGCCCCATCCACCATATAAAAGGTCGGTGTGGTCATAGGGTTGGGTTGAATGGGTGCAGAACGAGGTGCTTAGAGTTGGCTGAGTCCATCCAGGAGCGCCTGGGATTGGGTGAGGAAGCCAAACAGCAGTTTGACGTTGTAGTAGGTGGCCTCCAGGCAAAAGGCGGGGGAGGTGGTGGCCGTACAGTCCTGGAGCAAGATGGTGTCGTAGCCCAAAAAGTGGGCATCCTGCAGGGTGGTGAGCACGCACTGGTCGGCATTGACGCCACCGATAAAGAGGGTGGTCACCCCCAGATTGCGTAAAATGCTGTCCAGGTCGGTATCCCAAAAGCCGCTGAAGCGGTGCTTGGTAACGTGAATGTCCTGGTCGTTGGGGTGTAGTTCATCCACAATGGCCGCGCCCCAGCCGCCTTTTTCCAGGACTTTCGCCCCGGTGGTGGGGGTGGGTTCCCCCAGACCCACTCGGATCCCGTCGGGGCTGTGGGCATGGAGTAGTGTTGGGCTGATGTTGAGCAGGTCGGGACGCACGCCCCAATTCACCCAAATCACCGGGATCCCGTGCTGGCGAAAGGCGGGCACGAGCTGGCTGAGAGGCTCAATCGGGGCCCGATCCGGCGTGTAGTCAACGCCCACCACATCCAACCAGCCACCGGGACTGCAAAAGTCATTCTGCATATCCACGATCAGCAGGGCCGACTTGGTGGCATCCACCACAATCCGCTGCGGATCCGCCGCCACACTCATCCGGCGCAGAGGACGGGACGGGCGGGACATATCCACTTCTTCTGGGGTAACCCGCCAGGGGTTAGCCGGGGATCCCATCTGGCAGACGCCTTCTTGGCGAACGTACATCACGAACCTCTCCTAAACAACCACCACCGAGGGATCCCGACTTAACTGGCGGAACCGATCACACCCTTGACCAAAAAGTTCATCGACTCCAGGGTTTCCATGGGCAATTTCACGCCACTGGCCACCACCTCGCTGCCGTCTTGTTTGATGATGGGGCCAGACCAGACGACCTTTACCCCGGAGAGGATCTGCTCTTTGACGGCCATCACCTTGGCTTGCACCTCACTGGGAACGGCAGGCCCAAAGGGATCCAGCACCACGTCGCCACCCTTGAGGGTACCCCGGACAAACTCCGGTTTCCAGGTGCCCCCCTGGATCTGCTTGACCAGATCCACCATCATCGGCCCCCAGTTCCAGGAGGCACCCGTGAGCCATGCCTTGGGCGCAAACTCGGTCACGTTCACATCCTTACCCACCACGTAGGCTCCCCGCCGTTCGGCGGTTTGGGCAAAGGTCAGGGGTGAATCGACTTGCCCCGCCAGGACATCGGCCCCCCCATCCAACAGGGCATTGGCCACTTCCGCTTCTTTGGGGGGATCCAGCCAGGCCCCCGTCCAAACCACGGTGGTCGTGGCCTCAGGATTGATGCTTTGGGCACCCATGGTGAAGGCGTTGATGGTGCGTAGCACTTGGGGAATTTGGAAGGCTCCCAAAAAGCCCAATTTACCCGTTTTACTCAGGGATCCCGCCACCATGCCCGCCAGATAGATGGCATCGTCGCTATCGGCCCAGTAGGTGCCCACATTGGCTCCCAACTTTAGGCCCCCGGCATGGAGGAAACTGACTTCGGGATATTTCTGCCCCACAGTGATGGCGTGATCCAAATAGCCATAGCTGGTGGCAAAAATAATGCCGTGATCATCGCGGATCAGGCGTTCCATCACCCGTTCCACTTCCGCACTTTCGGGGATGTTGTCAAAATAGGTGGTTTCCACGCCCAGGGTCTTTTCCACGTATTGCCGACCCAAATCCATGGAGTAGTTGTACCCATAGTCGCTCTGGGGGCCAACGTAGATGTAGCCAATCTTTTTGGTATTCACCTGAGCCTGAGCCGTCTGCCATGAACTGGCCGAGAGCATGGCCCCACCCGCCATCAACCCCACTTGCAAAATCTGGCGACGGCTGAACCCTGCTGCCAATAAACGTCTGGACATGACATGTTCCTCAATACGGGACAATCAACGCAACATCTTGGGCCACATTCTGGGCCATGGGTAAAGACCGGAGCGAGACAGCCTGACGGCATCAGCCCGTGCTGCCAAAGACCCCTTTCAACCCCTGGGGCATTCCCCCCCGTTGGGCTGTAGCCGAACTGACAACCAACACTGCCAGCGACACTAGGTAGGGCAGTGTGGCCAACAAATAGGACGACACCTCCACCCCCATCGATTGCAGCCGCAGGTACAACGCCTCGGATCCACCAAACAGCAGGGCTGCCGGACAGGCCCA contains:
- a CDS encoding ABC transporter permease, translated to MIARWFPGSTLRIPLLTGLGILSVFILLSSLFLLGIGQSPLTILVSMVAAAFGDDYAWSETLVKTTPILFCALAVALPAKLGLISVGGEGQLHLGALVGTGILLLWPDGPGWLLLPLVLLGGAVGGAIWGGIPGWLRARWTVNETLSTLMLNYVGMQWVRFVVYGPWKDPANLGWPATIQFPATAKLPFLAGSRVHGGLFIAVGIALLLYVLYRWSRWGLSLRIMQSNPPLAMQVGLKYPFHVLLVMALAGSLAGLAGITETAMIQGRLQVGISSSFGLSGFLVAWLAGNSLLGVIPMSLLIGGILAAGDALQLFAKLPSSVAIVLQGILFVSVLCVRSPLFSDFVQKHIPSLATFSPLVKE
- a CDS encoding ABC transporter ATP-binding protein produces the protein MHIHLTGIHKRFGSTLANDGVDLEIRPGQVLALLGENGAGKSTLMKILYGFYTLDQGQIEIDGQPVAMHSPRAAIAHGIGMVFQQFNLIPALTVLENLLLAYPKSPWWHWGNRHLQAKVLARLRDLAPDLDPGLRVDQLAVGQQQLLELIKVLNLEACCIILDEPTSVLTPAEAERLWGLIRQLAQQGRAVVLITHKLEDVAACADRVVVMRAGKVVHQRDLSNPDRGSLSPMLKADLIQMMMGHEVTAALPRTSPLDRGSPLLQVRGLYLRDPAMGMTLSNINLEIQPGEILGLAGVAGNGQPLLAEALAGIRSLHAGEILVQGQPLHPGSLLRSQVAYIPENPLQQGVAPDLDLATNLALHQVRTLPFWPRWRRQINRATALLRDFDVRPPDPHKAARQLSGGNLQKLIIARELSGDPLLIVACYPTMGLDAAATQAVYEHLFRHAQQGSAVLWISEELDDLMRYAHRVAVISKGHIVGIQATPQASRQQLGRWMAGVAG
- a CDS encoding RidA family protein, coding for MTTPTFYMVDGAPQPTGPFCHAAEIDGWVFLTGQTPLDPRDPAAPIPEGIEAQTHLVFQHLKTVLSQLGLGFDNVLRVGVYLTHLEEDFSAFNQVYKSYFPEGKLPARTCVGVTSLVRGPRVEVDLVAHR
- a CDS encoding cysteine hydrolase family protein, with the translated sequence MYVRQEGVCQMGSPANPWRVTPEEVDMSRPSRPLRRMSVAADPQRIVVDATKSALLIVDMQNDFCSPGGWLDVVGVDYTPDRAPIEPLSQLVPAFRQHGIPVIWVNWGVRPDLLNISPTLLHAHSPDGIRVGLGEPTPTTGAKVLEKGGWGAAIVDELHPNDQDIHVTKHRFSGFWDTDLDSILRNLGVTTLFIGGVNADQCVLTTLQDAHFLGYDTILLQDCTATTSPAFCLEATYYNVKLLFGFLTQSQALLDGLSQL
- a CDS encoding BMP family ABC transporter substrate-binding protein, with amino-acid sequence MSRRLLAAGFSRRQILQVGLMAGGAMLSASSWQTAQAQVNTKKIGYIYVGPQSDYGYNYSMDLGRQYVEKTLGVETTYFDNIPESAEVERVMERLIRDDHGIIFATSYGYLDHAITVGQKYPEVSFLHAGGLKLGANVGTYWADSDDAIYLAGMVAGSLSKTGKLGFLGAFQIPQVLRTINAFTMGAQSINPEATTTVVWTGAWLDPPKEAEVANALLDGGADVLAGQVDSPLTFAQTAERRGAYVVGKDVNVTEFAPKAWLTGASWNWGPMMVDLVKQIQGGTWKPEFVRGTLKGGDVVLDPFGPAVPSEVQAKVMAVKEQILSGVKVVWSGPIIKQDGSEVVASGVKLPMETLESMNFLVKGVIGSAS